A window of Quercus robur chromosome 12, dhQueRobu3.1, whole genome shotgun sequence genomic DNA:
CATAGATTCGGCTCTTGAAAAACCCTTGACAAAACCGCAGCGCAGTGCACATTTGCTCTTCGCAAATCGTAAAACCCGTTCAAACcaaaaccctctctctctctctgctacATCCATGTCGTCCTCCGAACCCCagcaaccaaaatcacaaccagaagaagaagaagaagaagatgaatccTCCAAACCTCAGAGCAAGAAAGCCGCGAAGAAAGAAGCGGCGAAGCTTGAGAAGCTAAAGCGCCGCCAGGAAGCCGCTGTGGCCTCCGGCGTTCAGTCGCTTTCGATGGAGGATCCGCTCGCCGACAATTACGGCGATGTTCCGCTTTTGGACCTCCAGTCGAAGGTCGCTCCCGGTACCAGGGTCTGGACCGAGATCGGCAAGCTGGCTGAGCCGTTGAAGGACCAGTACGTGCTGGTGCGGGGTCGCGCGCAGCGGATCCGCGCCAAAGGGAAGACCGCTTTCGTGGTTTTGAGGAAGAGAGGATTCACTGTGCAGTGCGTCCTCACGGAGCAGGACGGCGTCATTAGCCGCCCAATGCTGAAGTACGCCGCCGGGCTCACCCGCGAGTCGATCGTCGATGTTGAAGGCGTGGTCTCCGTCCCTGGAATAACGATTAACAGTACCACTCAGCAGGTTTCTACTTCAATTCCTAGCCAGCTTTTCATTTGTATCTATTCTATGAATATGTGAATGTATGGTGAAATTGTTTCATGCTTGAATACGATATGTTATGTGGCTATCTAGGAGAGTAAGTTTGAGTGGCTGCAGTTTCCAAAATgttgaattattaattattttaatggacTCATAATAAATAAAGGAGACATCATGGGTTTTAGATTGCTCAACGGGTAAAATCTCTTATCGTCTCGAATACAGGACTTGAACCAATTGTTGTCTTGGCCCGATGATAAATCATCAAGATGCAGATACCATAGGTTTCAAATCGTATggaatcaattaaaaaattgaagggAAACTAAGGGGGAGAGATGAATACATGTTGGATTCTTCTATGAACAGTGGTTTGCAGATgtgtaattgctttaagtttttTTGCATGCCTGGGCAAGGTTGCACTGGGTATGgcgtctttttttattttattttgttttatttttatttttaattccatTTAGGTTAGGTCTGTACTCTTATTGCTATTGTTGACATAAGTTTGGGTCTTTTCTCATTTAATGAAGTGATTTGGAGCTTTGACAAAtgtttttggaaatttgttttttatattgatgcataagaaatatttatatgtttgaAGGTTGAAATTCAAGTTCGAAAGATTTTCTGTGTTGACAAAGCTATGCCAACCTTACCCATCAATGTTGAAGATGCTGCTCGTAGTGAGcttgaaattgaaaaagcttTGCAGGTACGTTCACTAATAATgacctctctctctatctctcttgtCATTCCTACTTATCTTAGCATTTCAATTAGAAGATGCTATCAGTTGATGGCATATCTGCAATCAGCTTGAACTTTGCtaaaaattattactgaaacGTTGGCCATTTCTACGTATATTTATCATTGGATCATTTGATGGGTGCAGAATGGAGAGCAGCTTGTTCGGGTTAACCAAGATACTCGTTTGAACTATAGAGTTCTTGACTTTCGAACGCCTGCTAATCAAGCAATTTTTCGCATTCAGGGTCAAGTTGGGAATGTAAGTTACTGCCCTTTCTGGATACTTGATATATTgcttgtcatcatcatcattatcattgtgcACCTTGTATCAATTTTAGTAATCTGTAGATGCAGAATTTCTAGTTGGCCTCTCTAAAAAAGCACGTCAGTTGGTTTTCCAtcgtgtgtgtgagagagaggaggTGGTATCTCAAGTTACTGTCTCATATCTCAGTGGGATAATTttccatgagagagagagtgagttgCCATTGATTGGACATAGAAGTAAAAATGGAAGCAGGGAGAGGCATGAAAGCATGAGAGAATAGTACTCTTCCCTTACCCAAAGAGAAATTAATGTAAGGTTGGGATTTGTACTTAtacatattcatttttttaaataatggattcatatttggaaaattattttttgtttcaaacatTTTTATGGACTTCATagtaattttatcaaaaaagatgaactaataaataataattgatgattttttaaagCACTTAAAATCATCATTTGGAACTCATTGAGTactacctcctttatttgaatTAATTGTTTTGTAGGCTTTCATCTATTCCTCACATGTATCGTGAAATTAATTATATAGAAGTGGTATTGAATCATCAGTATTTCCAGGAGAAACAAGCCTGtcattttatttctatatatgAGCTTATTGAGTAGTGTCTAAATTTTATGTgtgctgaagaagatgatggTACTCTATGGATCCTAAGTAGGGTCCAAATTTgaggtttttgttgatcttttcATTAGGGTtaattgttatttgaaatattCCAAGGCTGGATGTCTATGTGCTTGATTATTTTCATTACTGTGCAGGTGTTTAGACAATTCTTGTTATCGGAGGGTTTTGTTGAAATCCACACGCCAAAACTAATAGCTGGCTCAAGTGAAGGTGGTGCTTCTGTCTTTAAACTGGACTACAAGGGGAAACCTGCATGCCTAGCTCAATCACCTCAGCTTCACAAGCAAATGGCAATTTGTGGTGATTTTGAACGTGTGTTTGAGATTGGCCCTGTTTTCAGAGCAGAGGACTCCTTCACTCATCGACATTTGTGTGAGTTTACAGGTCTTGATGTTGAGATGGAAATCAATGAGCATTATTTTGAGGTAAAATTGGATTTCTGAGGTTTTTTTCTAATCAGCATCTAAATTTAGTTATGGTCTAGACTTTGCTGAGGATCTGTGCTGGTTTGTGTAGGTTATGGATGTTGTGGACCGCTTATTTGTTGCAATATTTGATTCCTTGAACAATAATTTTGCGAAGGAGCTAGAAGCAGTGAGGAGGCAATATCCATTTGAGCCTCTGAAGGTAATTATTTATTATGAGTTTCAAAATCTTGGAATACTTTGGTTGCAACATTCTGTTTGGTATATGATGTCTTGGACTCTTAGGTGCCTATATATTCAAGATGCTTATGAAAATTGCTTTATGTTTATCTGTTATAATACTTGTGGACTATTTAGGAACTATCTCCATTTTGCATCCCTCTTGGCTTGTCTTAATCtaaaatctaattttaagtttttatatgtGCAGTACCTGCGACAGACCCTAAGGCTTACATTTGAGGAAGGTATCCAAATGCTCAAGGTAATGATAATGCATTTAAGTTCAGCAAAAAAAGGATAATGCTTTTATGCCATTGCATCACCTTTGAACATATAGAATGTAGCTAAGATCATTAAGGTAGGAATAACctgaacaaataataaaaattaacagTTGGGGGTTCAGTTCTTATTTACATAGCTTTATCATAATCACTTTCCTAATTCCAATACTTTGTCAGATTTAAATAATTTAGCAAAATTACATGAACCTTACCTTCACGGGTCAGAAACTAATAGGATTGGCAGTTCCTCATGTCCATGTCCCTGGCACATAGGTTttgaacagaaaaaaaaaatattcatagtaaCTAGGCAGGAGAAATGCAATTGAGTGGTATGTATTATTAGACACTCTCTTTAGCTGGTGAGGCAACTATTGGGATTGAGGTTTGGTGTTTTGTTGAGTTGTATTTGTGTTATGTGGTTGATCTACCCCCCACTCCTTCTCTACTTTTAGGAATTAGAACACAAAGAATAGGCAATGGAGGGCTTCTAGTTCTAGATGGCTTATAATTAGTTTCTACCCGTCCCATATTTATTTGAATGTTGtgcattcttttctttctctttttggcaGTAATTATTATCCTGTGTAAATTTCAAATTGTAtaactttaaaagaaaaggtgatAGAATAGGCTGAATGGCTGAATGAAAAATTTATGGCATCTTTTGCTTTCAGTGATTTAAAATTGTGGGGGCTTATGCTTAGTAAGACTAACACTGAGTAACACATGGCTGCTGCTAATTGCAAAGTTTCCTTccttctttaaattttgttaagttccattttactttatttttgataaataaagaaGGGGTGATCCTAAAGTTTGGCATGTTTGTACAGGATGCTGGTGTAGAAGTTGACCCTCTTGGGGACCTAAATACTGAGGCAGAAAGAAAGTTGGGACAACTTGTTCTAGAGAAGTAATTTAATCTTACTTGATCTTTTATCCTTACCTATGCTTTTTATATAGTTCTTTTCTTGTCTTTCTTATTTCCAGTTTGTTGTTAATGATtcaaaaattgtacataaatgACAAGCAGATTTTGTTTCTGATTATAGGTATGACACTGAGTTCTACATCCTCCACCGTTATCCTTTGGCAGTGAGACCATTTTATACAATGCCTTGCTACGATAATCCAACTTACAGTAACTCATTTGATGTCTTCATTCGAGGTAAATTATCGACTATTTCATTAGTACTGTTGTCGCACATATTTATTAAATCTCTTGCtaccttatttttcaaattttaaataatcaaCTATCGTCGCAAAGTTTTGGTGACTTTTCAATATTTAtcctttttgtgttttttcatGTAATGTGTATTAGTCAGTCCTCATTCTGGAGATACTTTGTATCCTTGGATGCCTGTTTATTACCTAGATTATGCAACATTTTATATGTAGTGATTATGCAGCCAATATTGGCAACCTTTTGGATAGGTTGCACCAGTGGAGTTAGGGTGAATGGCTGAAAGCTATGTGATAGAGGGTGGATTGCAATTTTAGTGGCCTTTTGATAAATTGTGTTGGCTGTGGGCAGTGCACACACTAAGTTAGATTTGGTTGAGCTTGCCCCTATGCAGAGCAAATTGATTAGAAGACTCAGCCCAATATCAATTAATTTCTTATATCCaaattttctctttgttttgtgtCTGGTTTTTCTAAGATTTAATCTTGTAAcctatacaaagaaaaaaaaaattgtgtaaaccTAAACTTTGATGGTTAAAAAGATCATACATCAGGGAATCACCAAGAGCCTTGTCcctatgtcaaattttttactgTTGTGGAAGTCAAACACGAAGACTTAGTGTTGAGCACTTACTCATGCatgtaaaaaaaagagagttaaatctctcttctcttattttaaatttgtaagtTACACAGAGT
This region includes:
- the LOC126710602 gene encoding aspartate--tRNA ligase 2, cytoplasmic; this encodes MSSSEPQQPKSQPEEEEEEDESSKPQSKKAAKKEAAKLEKLKRRQEAAVASGVQSLSMEDPLADNYGDVPLLDLQSKVAPGTRVWTEIGKLAEPLKDQYVLVRGRAQRIRAKGKTAFVVLRKRGFTVQCVLTEQDGVISRPMLKYAAGLTRESIVDVEGVVSVPGITINSTTQQVEIQVRKIFCVDKAMPTLPINVEDAARSELEIEKALQNGEQLVRVNQDTRLNYRVLDFRTPANQAIFRIQGQVGNVFRQFLLSEGFVEIHTPKLIAGSSEGGASVFKLDYKGKPACLAQSPQLHKQMAICGDFERVFEIGPVFRAEDSFTHRHLCEFTGLDVEMEINEHYFEVMDVVDRLFVAIFDSLNNNFAKELEAVRRQYPFEPLKYLRQTLRLTFEEGIQMLKDAGVEVDPLGDLNTEAERKLGQLVLEKYDTEFYILHRYPLAVRPFYTMPCYDNPTYSNSFDVFIRGEEIISGAQRVHKADFLAERAQALGLDVQSISTYVDSFRYGAPPHGGFGVGLERVVMLFCGLNNIRKTSLFPRDPLRIAP